From the genome of Candidatus Methylomirabilota bacterium:
GCGAGAATATTCCGTCCACCTCACCCTTCCGGACCCCGGTGATCGCCGCTCGGGCCTCCTCTTCGGTCCGCACCGGTTTTTCCACGAGCGTGAGGCCGAGGCGGCGCGCGGCGTCGCGGTACACCTCCAGTCTCGAGACAGCGAGTGCGTTTGTCGCGTCGTAGACCAAGAGAACGCGTTTCAGGCCCGGGATGAGCTCGCGAAAGATCTCCATTCGCTTCGGCACGAGCTCGAGCTCGGCGATCCCAGTGATGTTTCCACCGGGGCGCGCGAAGCTCGTCACCAGTCCTGCTCCTACCGGGTCGCTCCCGCCCACGAAGACGATCGGGATCCGATTCGTCGCCATCTGGGCGGCCTTCGCCTCATTGCCTCCTCCACTCGCGACAATGATATCCACCCCGCGGCGGACGAGGGCACGGGCTGCCTCGGGTAGCTCGGCGACGTTGCCCTGTGTGAAGCGCACTCCGATCACGAAGGTCTCGTTCTCGCGGTATCCAAGATCCTGAAGGCCGTCGCGGAGCCCGACGATGGCCGGCGTCGGTCCCCATGACTCCGTCAGTGCTCCGATCTTGACCAGGCGAGGCGCTTGCGCGTCGGTCGCGCGCGCCATCGGCCCTGCGAGCGTGAGCACGATTCCGAGCACAAGCAGAACGCCGCGGCCTGCCGTCATCGGGGGGCCGGACCTGGGGCCGGCTCGGCCAGCAGCGCCGCGATAAGCGCGCGGGCCGGCGCACTCTCCCACTGGCGAGGTCCGATGGCCAAGGCGATGGCGCGTCCATCCCGGCCGACGACGAACGTCGTCGGAAGCCCAATGACACCGTACAGGGCATTGATCTTGCCGTCCCGATCAAGCACGAGTGGGAACGTCAGGCCCAGCTCCTTGGCATAGCGCCTGACAGCCTCCTTGCTCTCCCGGGTATTGACCCCGATGATGGCGAGTCCCCGCGACGAGAACTCGCGCTGGAGCCGCTCCAGCGCGGGCATCTCTACCCGACATTCGAGACACCAGCTCGCCCAGAAGGTCAGAACAATGACCGTCCCTCGGTACTCCGTCATCGACAGTTGCCGGGCGTCGAGCGTGCTGCCACTGAACTGGGGAGGCGCCGTGCGGGAGGTATAGCCACGGAGGTCGAGGGTCTTGAGAAGAGATCCCAGCGCCGGCTCGTCGGCGCTCGCGGCACCGGCCAGGACAGCAATGAGCAGCCCGAACGCGAGCAGCCCTGCCCGGGCGGTGAGCCAGGCGGGCGGCCATGCGTCCATCGCCGCCGGGCGACTCGGCGTCATGGTCAGCGCTTGGCGAGCACCTCTCGGATATCCCGCAGGAGGGTGTCGCTATACACAACCGTCGTCCCGCCGTTCTCGATGATCCACTTCTTGCGGATGATGCCCTGCGGATCAATCAGAAAAAGCGACCTGTGCGCCAACATATTTTTCTCATTGAAGACCCCGTAACTGCGCATGAGCTTC
Proteins encoded in this window:
- a CDS encoding ABC transporter substrate-binding protein produces the protein MTAGRGVLLVLGIVLTLAGPMARATDAQAPRLVKIGALTESWGPTPAIVGLRDGLQDLGYRENETFVIGVRFTQGNVAELPEAARALVRRGVDIIVASGGGNEAKAAQMATNRIPIVFVGGSDPVGAGLVTSFARPGGNITGIAELELVPKRMEIFRELIPGLKRVLLVYDATNALAVSRLEVYRDAARRLGLTLVEKPVRTEEEARAAITGVRKGEVDGIFSPRHLSLNIPGLILEIAPRRAIPTMFDESFYVERTGLASYSASNYELGRQAARLVDKILKGTKPADLPVEQPTTFELVINLKTAKTLGLTISQSLLLRADRLIP
- a CDS encoding TlpA disulfide reductase family protein, translated to MTPSRPAAMDAWPPAWLTARAGLLAFGLLIAVLAGAASADEPALGSLLKTLDLRGYTSRTAPPQFSGSTLDARQLSMTEYRGTVIVLTFWASWCLECRVEMPALERLQREFSSRGLAIIGVNTRESKEAVRRYAKELGLTFPLVLDRDGKINALYGVIGLPTTFVVGRDGRAIALAIGPRQWESAPARALIAALLAEPAPGPAPR